A genomic segment from Salvia splendens isolate huo1 chromosome 13, SspV2, whole genome shotgun sequence encodes:
- the LOC121762006 gene encoding uncharacterized protein LOC121762006 — protein sequence MSDYMRSRFTSPDVPSSQVNSRLGRSRRGNGDRTRRTWSYREEEILVVALKDLVVTGWKADNGFRTGYLGRLEEALKKHYPNTDIKATPHINSKLTSWKRCYNSLRGILSRSGVGFNLHDDYKIDCDDDQWSQIVKQDPHARYMRDKSWPFWDHWQVIFGKDRAAGGSATGLMDAVNGLYTQDTGSGSSDGGEVGNSVGSTDVPTSHPLSQTSTPPDAPVESSGNTNREKAARPAGGKKRKADHSIDGLIELLGKINDATNVRLDSLSLRIGYEFDLSKARKEVFAELGRLPGLTREQKFDAGEIILEKVERLDFFLGMPDDDRIAFVLRVLAKYGSG from the exons ATGTCTGACTACATGCGTTCAAGGTTCACTTCCCCTGATGTGCCGAGTTCGCAAG TGAATTCCCGCCTTGGACGGTCAAGGAGAGGCAACGGTGACCGAACCCGCCGAACCTGGTCATACCGTGAGGAGGAGATTCTTGTGGTTGCGCTGAAGGACCTTGTTGTCACCGGATGGAAAGCCGATAATGGATTTCGGACAGGCTACCTTGGCAGACTCGAGGAAGCCCTGAAGAAGCATTACCCCAACACTGACATCAAAGCAACTCCTCATATTAACTCGAAGCTCACTTCCTGGAAAAGATGCTACAATTCTTTGCGTGGCATCTTAAGTCGTAGCGGTGTGGGGTTCAACCTCCACGACGACTACAAGATAGATTGCGACGACGATCAGTGGTCGCAAATTGTCAAG CAAGACCCTCATGCTCGCTACATGAGGGATAAGAGCTGGCCATTCTGGGACCATTGGCAGGTCATCTTTGGTAAGGATAGGGCTGCTGGGGGATCAGCTACTGGTTTGATGGATGCGGTCAATGGGCTTTACACTCAGGACACCGGCTCAGGCTCAAGCGATGGAGGTGAGGTTGGCAACTCTGTTGGCTCTACTGATGTGCCCACTTCTCATCCACTGAGTCAGACCAGCACTCCTCCCGATGCTCCGGTTGAAAGCTCAGGCAACACTAACCGTGAGAAAGCTGCTCGGCCTGCGGGTGGGAAAAAGAGAAAGGCTGACCATTCTATAGATGGTCTCATTGAACTGCTGGGGAAAATCAATGACGCCACCAACGTGAGGTTGGATTCTTTATCCCTCCGCATTGGTTATGAGTTCGATCTGAGCAAAGCACGGAAGGAAGTATTTGCTGAACTAGGTCGCTTGCCTGGACTGACAAGGGAGCAAAAGTTTGATGCAGGGGAGATTATTCTGGAGAAGGTGGAAAGGTTGGATTTCTTTCTTGGGATGCCGGATGATGACCGTATCGCGTTCGTGCTTCGTGTGCTTGCGAAATATGGTTCGGGATAG
- the LOC121762007 gene encoding uncharacterized protein LOC121762007, with the protein MGTKIPQQGFFFYKSSWTAEVDSLLLSLIIKTKEMNKWSGSVIPIPILEEVAEVLTKEVGVPFTWPQLYERFQNLEERHILFDKVVKTNGVYWNANTNVVMAPEQVWKPILKENKLAAAYYYCGDPEFPRLRLLFGPQDIKQESAPLIFNISDTTVPVEDLNLMFKPLDGVGMAPTVELSVSVSSPPMPKVPKMKRNLFGDGFTNVGSQSNNEDMDPRIGKKYPPKPKKFPPSNLGSPHGSSCGSSNTHKY; encoded by the exons ATGGGAACAAAAATCCCTCAACAAGgctttttcttttacaaatcaaGCTGGACAGCTGAGGTAGATTCACTGCTGCTATCCTTGATAATCAAAACCAAAGAAATGAACAAGTGGAGCGGTTCCGTGATCCCCATACCCATCCTCGAAGAAGTGGCGGAGGTGCTCACCAAAGAAGTGGGGGTGCCATTCACATGGCCACAATTGTACGAGAGATTTCAGAACCTTGAAGAGAGACACATACTTTTCGACAAGGTAGTCAAAACCAACGGTGTGTATTGGAATGCTAACACCAACGTGGTCATGGCACCGGAGCAAGTATGGAAACCCATTTTGAAG GAAAATAAATTGGCTGCAGCTTATTACTATTGTGGGGACCCCGAATTTCCAAGATTGAGGTTGCTGTTCGGACCGCAAGATATTAAGCAGGAGAGTGCACCACTGATATTCAATATTTCTGACACTACCGTGCCCGTAGAGGATCTCAATCTGATGTTTAAGCCATTAGATGGAGTTGGAATGGCGCCGACCGTGGAGCTAAGCGTGTCCGTCTCTTCTCCTCCCATGCCCAAAGTGCCAAAGATGAAACGCAATTTGTTTGGAGACGGGTTCACGAATGTGGGTAGTCAGTCCAATAACGAGGATATGGACCCGCGTATCGGGAAGAAATACCCCCCAAAGCCGAAGAAATTTCCTCCAAGCAATTTAGGTTCGCCACATGGAAGTTCATGTGGCTCTTCGAACACCCACAAGTATTGA
- the LOC121762005 gene encoding uncharacterized protein LOC121762005: protein MREHKKQNAYVRQIIEDIIWTQTVARICILHMIFSKVSKKRRRAEFALAYDILNRVPMQIQRLNRLVGVTDTDCLVNCRMDRNTFGRLCSLFTELGMLRVRRFVGIEEQVAIFLGVIAHHKKNRVVRFDHWRSGNTVSFYVHEVLAAVLKLHSLFLVKPEPIREDCVDWRWKCFQGCLGALDGTYIDVLVPNEDKPRFRNRKGQITTNTLAACDRHMRFTYILPGWEGSAGDARVLRDAVTRPHGLRVPIGNYYLCDNGYANSEGFLTPYKGVRYHLQDWGPDAQIPQNAVELFNMRHTKARNVIERAFAVLKMRWGILRSASFYPLKVQINLIIACFLLHNYVRSEMPIDPLDDLLDCMPESQGAEAEGDHRDIEYVDYVEATSS, encoded by the exons ATGAGGGAACATAAGAAGCAAAATGCTTATGTGAGGCAAATAATTGAGGACATAATTTGGACTCAAACCGTGGCGCGAATTTGTATACTGCACATGATTTTTAGCAAAGTTTCGAAGAAAAGGAGGCGAGCTGAATTTGCGTTGGCTTACGACATTCTGAATCGAGTACCGATGCAGATTCAACGTTTAAACAGACTCGTTGGGGTAACTGACACAGATTGTTTAGTTAATTGTAGGATGGACCGGAATACGTTTGGAAGGTTGTGTTCATTGTTTACAGAGTTGGGAATGTTACGCGTCCGGCGGTTCGTAGGGATAGAAGAGCAAGTCGCCATTTTTCTAGGTGTCATAGCACATCACAAGAAAAACCGTGTTGTTCGATTTGATCATTGGCGATCAGGGAACACAGTTTCATTCTACGTTCATGAGGTCCTTGCAGCAGTATTAAAGTTGCATTCCTTGTTCTTGGTCAAACCCGAGCCTATTCGCGAAGATTGTGTAGATTGGCGATGGAAATGTTTTCAg GGGTGTCTTGGTGCTCTTGATGGCACCTACATTGACGTTTTAGTACCAAACGAGGACAAACCACGGTTTAGGAATAGGAAGGGTCAGATAACAACCAACACTTTGGCCGCTTGCGACAGGCACATGCGTTTCACATACATATTACCCGGCTGGGAGGGATCAGCTGGCGATGCTCGAGTGCTTCGCGATGCCGTAACTCGTCCTCATGGGTTGCGAGTCCCAATAG GTAATTATTATTTGTGTGATAATGGATATGCGAACAGTGAAGGTTTTCTAACCCCTTACAAGGGGGTGAGGTATCACCTCCAAGATTGGGGTCCTGATGCGCAAATTCCACAAAATGCTGTAGAGCTCTTCAACATGCGTCATACCAAAGCTAGGAATGTAATTGAGAGAGCATTCGCGGTACTGAAGATGCGGTGGGGTATTTTGCGCAGTGCCTCCTTCTATCCCCTCAAAgttcaaataaatttaattatagcaTGCTTCCTTCTCCATAACTACGTTCGGTCTGAGATGCCAATTGATCCACTCGATGACCTTTTGGACTGCATGCCTGAGAGCCAAGGGGCTGAGGCCGAGGGAGATCATAGGGACATTGAATACGTTGACTACGTTGAGGCAACGTCATCTTGA
- the LOC121761492 gene encoding uncharacterized protein LOC121761492, translating to MNGKHVKFDMANIANPRNVNVNLRGKKEKAWWVALTPLYSMSSRYLQSGPINDMGIQVAWEGLVEAGHLTFLFAQQYGLYKALTLEFLSTLQVNYENKELASITF from the exons ATGAATGGGAAACAT GTAAAATTTGACATGGCCAACATCGCTAACCCAAGGAATGTGAACGTGAATTTGAGAGGCAAGAAAGAGAAGGCATGGTGGGTAGCCCTTACACCTCTTTATAGCATGTCTTCCCGATACCTGCAGAGTGGCCCGATTAATGATATGGGCATTCAGGTCGCTTGGGAAGGCCTCGTGGAAGCAGGACACCTCACGTTCCTATTTGCTCAGCAATACGGGTTGTACAAAGCCTTGACCTTGGAATTCTTGTCCACCCTTCAGGTTAACTACGAAAATAAGGAGTTGGCATCTATTACCTTCTGA